In Streptomyces sp. NBC_00091, the following proteins share a genomic window:
- a CDS encoding cytosine permease, whose amino-acid sequence MPIEQRGVDTIPEEERTSGPRDLISILLGSNLCLGVIVFGWLPPSFGLGLVPSVTAIVTGTLVGIAFTAPLALVSLRTATNLSTSSGAQFGVRGRLVGSVVGLLLSLGYTALTLWIGGDVMAGTLARLTGLPDTGLTRAVMYGVLAACTVVGAVFGYRLLLRMSKVLSVGMVVLLAVGVVAYAPDFTTAAPPDTEYLLGSFWPTWLLAAVAAGLSGPVAFITLLGDYTRYISPSRHGSRKVFWATSLGLLIGLLIPQLFGTYTALAARAGADYAGPLVEAAPFWYLVPLLAAAAAGSVGNAGLMLYSMGLDLDAIVPRATRTKATVIAAAVATAFVFFGSFEWDVQSAMTSFVLLLTAIGTPWAVITLIGYVRCRAIYDADALQVFNRRARGGVYWYSGGWNLRATASWAAGAAVGLAAVSTPVYEGPLLALTGGVDCSFILSGLVGGAVYTALAVRPQAAPAAGPAGKVAVAAE is encoded by the coding sequence ATGCCCATCGAACAGCGCGGAGTCGACACCATCCCGGAGGAGGAGCGGACGAGCGGTCCCCGTGACCTGATCTCGATCCTCCTCGGCTCCAATCTCTGCCTCGGCGTGATCGTCTTCGGCTGGCTTCCCCCGTCCTTCGGACTGGGGCTGGTGCCCTCCGTCACCGCCATCGTGACCGGCACCCTGGTCGGCATCGCCTTCACCGCGCCGCTCGCGCTCGTGTCCCTGCGCACCGCGACCAACCTGTCCACCTCCAGCGGCGCCCAGTTCGGCGTACGGGGGCGGCTCGTAGGCTCCGTGGTCGGTCTGCTGCTGTCACTCGGCTACACCGCGCTCACCCTGTGGATCGGCGGTGACGTGATGGCCGGAACCCTCGCCCGGCTCACCGGGCTGCCGGACACCGGTCTCACCCGGGCCGTGATGTACGGCGTCCTGGCCGCGTGCACCGTCGTCGGGGCCGTCTTCGGCTACCGGCTGCTGCTGCGCATGAGCAAGGTGCTGTCCGTCGGCATGGTGGTCCTGCTGGCCGTCGGCGTCGTCGCCTACGCCCCGGACTTCACCACCGCCGCCCCGCCGGACACGGAGTACCTGCTCGGCTCCTTCTGGCCGACCTGGCTGCTGGCCGCCGTCGCCGCCGGGCTCAGCGGGCCCGTGGCCTTCATCACCCTGCTCGGCGACTACACCCGCTACATCTCCCCGAGCCGGCACGGCTCCCGCAAGGTGTTCTGGGCCACGTCCCTGGGGCTGCTGATCGGCCTGCTGATACCGCAGCTGTTCGGCACCTACACCGCCCTCGCCGCCCGGGCCGGCGCCGACTACGCCGGGCCGCTCGTGGAAGCCGCGCCCTTCTGGTACCTCGTCCCGCTGCTCGCCGCCGCCGCTGCCGGTTCGGTGGGCAACGCCGGGCTGATGCTCTACTCCATGGGCCTGGACCTGGACGCCATCGTGCCCAGGGCCACGCGCACCAAGGCCACCGTGATCGCCGCGGCCGTCGCCACCGCCTTCGTGTTCTTCGGGTCGTTCGAGTGGGACGTGCAGTCCGCGATGACCTCCTTCGTCCTGCTGCTCACCGCGATCGGCACCCCCTGGGCCGTGATCACCCTGATCGGCTACGTGCGCTGCCGGGCGATCTACGACGCCGATGCCCTCCAGGTGTTCAACCGTCGGGCCCGCGGCGGCGTCTACTGGTACAGCGGCGGCTGGAACCTCCGCGCCACCGCCTCCTGGGCGGCCGGCGCGGCCGTGGGCCTGGCGGCCGTGTCGACCCCGGTGTACGAGGGCCCGCTGCTGGCCCTCACCGGCGGGGTGGACTGTAGTTTCATCCTGTCGGGGCTGGTCGGCGGCGCGGTGTACACCGCGCTGGCGGTCCGGCCGCAGGCGGCACCGGCCGCCGGTCCGGCGGGGAAGGTAGCGGTGGCGGCCGAATAG
- the ureA gene encoding urease subunit gamma — protein sequence MRLTPTERDRLLLRSAAELARARRARGLRLNVPEATALIADTVCEAARDGKRLAEAIEEAGSVLGPDDVLPGVADVVTEVHVEAVFDDGSRLAVVSAPIRGAVSLGDEAPGAVVPGPGAPQPEPQLHLHVRNTASVPVSVTSHFHFFEANPRLDFDRAAAYGMRLCVPAGSSVRFDPHGEGEVGLVPIGGERIAIGFAGLVDGPLDAPGAKDEALRRAAACGYLGVTPGREQADDKDGDQA from the coding sequence GTGCGGCTGACCCCTACGGAGCGCGACCGGCTGCTGCTGCGCAGCGCCGCGGAACTGGCCAGGGCCCGACGGGCCCGGGGCCTGAGGCTCAATGTCCCCGAGGCCACCGCGCTGATCGCGGACACGGTCTGCGAGGCGGCGCGCGACGGCAAGCGGCTGGCGGAGGCCATCGAGGAGGCCGGCAGTGTGCTGGGCCCCGACGACGTCCTGCCCGGCGTGGCCGACGTGGTCACCGAGGTGCACGTGGAGGCCGTCTTCGACGACGGATCCCGGCTCGCGGTGGTCTCCGCGCCCATCCGGGGCGCCGTATCGCTCGGCGACGAGGCCCCGGGCGCGGTCGTACCCGGTCCCGGCGCGCCGCAGCCCGAACCGCAGCTGCACCTGCACGTGCGCAACACCGCCTCCGTGCCGGTCAGCGTGACCTCCCACTTCCACTTCTTCGAGGCGAACCCCCGGCTCGACTTCGACCGCGCCGCCGCCTACGGGATGCGGCTGTGCGTACCGGCGGGCTCCTCCGTACGGTTCGACCCGCACGGCGAGGGCGAGGTCGGCCTGGTCCCGATCGGCGGCGAGCGGATCGCGATCGGCTTCGCCGGCCTGGTCGACGGCCCCCTGGACGCCCCCGGAGCCAAGGACGAGGCCCTGCGCCGCGCGGCCGCCTGCGGCTACCTCGGCGTCACCCCCGGCCGGGAGCAGGCCGACGACAAGGACGGAGACCAGGCGTGA
- a CDS encoding agmatine/peptidylarginine deiminase produces the protein MTAKPVNDGFRMPAEWMPHERTWMAWPSPNPTFTNAQELAEAREAWGAVARAVRSYEPVTLVVSPGDADSARAIVGDDVQLVERELDDAWMRDIGPTFVTNDAGELAAVDWTFNGWGAQEWARWDHDSKIARHISDVVGTRTYSTTLVNEGGAIHVDGEGTVLLTDTVQLGEGRNPGWTRQQVEAEIHAHLGTTKAIWLPYGLAGDYGTYGTQGHVDIVAAFARPGVVMVHTQPDPAHPDHERCKTIAAILRASTDAQGRLLEVVEVPAPTVLEEDGEWVDYSYINHYLCNGGVVLCAFDDPRDEEAAEIFRGLFPERTVTLVDARTIFAGGGGIHCITQQQPRV, from the coding sequence ATGACTGCAAAGCCCGTGAACGACGGCTTCCGGATGCCGGCCGAGTGGATGCCCCACGAGCGCACCTGGATGGCCTGGCCCAGCCCCAACCCCACCTTCACCAACGCCCAGGAGCTCGCCGAGGCCCGCGAGGCCTGGGGCGCCGTGGCTCGCGCGGTCCGCTCGTACGAGCCCGTGACCCTGGTGGTCTCGCCCGGTGACGCGGACAGCGCCCGCGCCATCGTCGGCGACGACGTCCAGCTGGTCGAGCGCGAGCTCGACGACGCCTGGATGCGCGACATCGGCCCGACCTTCGTCACCAACGACGCCGGTGAACTGGCCGCGGTCGACTGGACCTTCAACGGCTGGGGCGCCCAGGAGTGGGCCCGCTGGGACCACGACTCGAAGATCGCCCGGCACATCTCGGACGTCGTCGGCACCCGCACCTACAGCACCACGCTGGTGAACGAGGGCGGCGCCATCCACGTCGACGGCGAGGGCACCGTGCTCCTCACCGACACCGTGCAGCTCGGCGAGGGCCGCAACCCCGGCTGGACCCGCCAGCAGGTCGAGGCCGAGATCCACGCCCACCTCGGCACCACCAAGGCCATCTGGCTGCCGTACGGCCTGGCCGGCGACTACGGCACCTACGGCACCCAGGGCCACGTGGACATCGTCGCCGCCTTCGCCCGCCCCGGCGTGGTCATGGTCCACACCCAGCCCGACCCGGCCCACCCGGACCACGAGCGCTGCAAGACCATCGCCGCCATCCTGCGCGCCTCCACCGACGCGCAGGGCCGGCTGCTGGAGGTCGTGGAGGTCCCGGCGCCGACCGTGCTGGAGGAGGACGGCGAGTGGGTGGACTACTCGTACATCAACCACTACCTCTGCAACGGCGGCGTGGTGCTCTGCGCCTTCGACGACCCGCGCGACGAGGAGGCCGCCGAGATCTTCCGCGGACTGTTCCCCGAGCGGACCGTGACCCTCGTTGACGCACGTACGATTTTCGCCGGGGGTGGCGGTATCCACTGCATCACCCAGCAGCAGCCGAGGGTCTGA
- a CDS encoding urease subunit alpha, whose amino-acid sequence MDPHEYASVFGPRAGDRVRLGDSGLTVRVEYDAQKPGDEFLAGFGKTARDGLHLKAAAVRETCDVVISNVLVIDAVLGIRKVSIGIREGRIHAIGRAGNPDTLDGVDVVVGTGTSIVSGEGLIATAGAVDTHVHLLSPRIMEASLAAGVTTIIGQEFGPVWGVGVNSPWALKHAFNAFDAWPVNIGFLARGSSSDAAPLVEALAEGGACGFKVHEDMGAHTRALDTALRVAEEYDVQVALHSDGLNECLSVEDTLRVLDGRTIHAFHIEGCGGGHVPNVLKMAGVPNVIGSSTNPTLPFGRDAVAEHYGMIVSVHDLKPDLPGDAAMARDRIRAGTMGAEDVLHDLGAIGITSSDAQGMGRAGETIRRTFAMAAKMKGELGPLDGDGEGDDNARVLRYMAKLTINPAIAHGLAHEIGSIEVGKLADIVLWRPQFFGAKPQLVLKSGFPAYGVTGDPNAATDTCEPLVLGPQFGSYGATAADISVAFVSAAAAALGGDEMPTRRRRVAVRGTRGIGPADLLLNSRVGAVDVDARSGLVSLDGEPLRSEAADSASLNRLYFF is encoded by the coding sequence ATCGACCCGCACGAGTACGCCTCCGTCTTCGGCCCCCGCGCCGGGGACCGGGTCCGGCTCGGCGACTCCGGCCTCACCGTCCGGGTGGAGTACGACGCGCAGAAGCCCGGTGACGAGTTCCTGGCCGGTTTCGGCAAGACCGCCCGTGACGGCCTGCACCTGAAGGCCGCCGCCGTCCGCGAGACCTGCGACGTCGTGATCAGCAACGTGCTGGTCATCGACGCCGTGCTGGGCATCCGGAAGGTCTCCATCGGCATCCGCGAGGGCCGGATCCACGCGATCGGCCGGGCCGGCAACCCCGACACCCTCGACGGGGTGGACGTCGTCGTCGGCACGGGCACGAGCATCGTCTCCGGTGAGGGTCTGATCGCCACCGCCGGAGCCGTGGACACCCACGTCCACCTGCTCTCCCCGCGCATCATGGAGGCCTCGCTCGCCGCCGGTGTCACCACGATCATCGGCCAGGAGTTCGGCCCGGTCTGGGGCGTCGGCGTCAACTCCCCCTGGGCGCTGAAGCACGCCTTCAACGCCTTCGACGCCTGGCCCGTCAACATCGGCTTCCTCGCCCGAGGCTCCTCCTCGGACGCGGCCCCGCTGGTCGAGGCCCTGGCCGAGGGCGGTGCGTGCGGCTTCAAGGTCCATGAGGACATGGGCGCCCACACCCGGGCCCTGGACACCGCCCTGCGGGTGGCCGAGGAGTACGACGTACAGGTCGCCCTGCACAGCGACGGACTCAACGAATGCCTCTCGGTCGAGGACACCCTGCGGGTGCTGGACGGCCGGACCATCCACGCCTTCCACATCGAGGGCTGCGGCGGCGGACACGTCCCCAACGTGCTGAAGATGGCGGGCGTGCCGAATGTCATCGGCTCCTCCACCAACCCCACCCTGCCCTTCGGCCGGGACGCGGTCGCCGAGCACTACGGCATGATCGTCTCCGTCCACGACCTCAAGCCGGACCTCCCCGGCGACGCCGCCATGGCCCGCGACCGGATCCGCGCGGGCACCATGGGCGCCGAGGACGTCCTGCACGACCTCGGGGCCATCGGCATCACCTCCTCCGACGCCCAGGGCATGGGCCGGGCCGGCGAGACGATCCGCCGCACCTTCGCGATGGCGGCGAAGATGAAGGGCGAGCTGGGCCCGCTGGACGGCGACGGCGAGGGCGACGACAACGCCCGCGTCCTGCGCTACATGGCCAAGCTGACCATCAACCCGGCCATCGCCCACGGCCTGGCCCACGAGATCGGCTCCATCGAGGTCGGCAAACTCGCCGACATCGTGCTCTGGCGCCCCCAGTTCTTCGGCGCCAAGCCCCAGCTCGTCCTCAAGTCCGGCTTCCCCGCCTACGGGGTCACCGGCGACCCCAACGCCGCCACCGACACCTGTGAACCGCTCGTCCTCGGACCGCAGTTCGGCTCGTACGGGGCCACCGCCGCGGACATCTCCGTCGCCTTCGTCTCGGCCGCCGCGGCGGCGCTGGGCGGCGACGAGATGCCCACCCGCCGGCGCCGGGTCGCCGTACGCGGCACCCGCGGCATCGGCCCGGCCGACCTCCTCCTCAACTCCCGGGTGGGCGCGGTCGATGTGGACGCGCGCAGCGGACTCGTCTCCCTCGACGGAGAACCGCTGCGCTCCGAAGCGGCCGACTCGGCCTCCCTCAACCGCCTGTACTTCTTTTAA